tcggttagttatacatgctacctataacacgatatcaaaaaaggtacatcaagttaaccaattaaagaaaaacagtaccatagttatgataaaaaaaattaactaaaacgatgacaagcgtgtaatttagagttgggggcaaaacaataatttgtcagaaccaattagcgagtgctagACAGCTGTTTGggattaataaaaacaaaattaagtcaataaagtaaaataaaacactaccatggTTTTGCCAAAGGAAAAAAAACGATGACAAGATTGCAATTTTTAGCggaggtaaaatcgtaattttaaaattgAGGTAAAATAATATTCTCCATCATTCTAACCTAAAGATCGATCACCTCCTTCCCTTCAATGTAGTAGAAAGATAACCTCCTAATGATGACACCTTCAtcttatttttgtttattttttgaaCTTTAATTAAATCATGTTATTGTAGTGAAATTGCCCACTCTACCGCACTATGTAGGTTCCCCTTTGATAATATTCAACGAATTTAGTTAAGCATTTAATGATCATTGAATGTTTTCACCAATATATCTCTAATCCTCTAACcaaaatatatgaaaatgtgtTTGAGACCTTTGGTAAGAAGACAAACCACATGCTTTGGTAGACCATATGATGGTCAACACTTTTGAGTGGGTAATTTCAAATCATTTGAATAAGATAATAACATTCTGTCATATTATATTTGTTCTTTGATGATCTTTAGCTTTTCGTGACTTTAATAAATgttttagtatatatatatatagggagacgATTATGAGAAAACTATATcaaaatgagaaaactagaaaactaactaaaaaagcctaaaaaaggttaaaaaaaataccaatttttttttacaaatttttataaaaaaatcgctatttttatatataaaaaattttcaaaaaaaaaaacttgtactgtacatgtgcattatatgtgtactacacatgtgcattatatgtgtactatacatgtgcagtacaacaaattttttttttgaaaatttatttCCATACAtcaaaaatagcgattttttataaaaattgtaaaaaaaataaaaaaaattggtatgtttcttaggcttttttagttagttttttttattttctcatttaaactagttttctcatgatccatcccctatatatatacatatatatatatatatatatgggaccgctaaaatgaaaaccacatccagttgtagaaccatgagaactacaccgtacggggcgaggtggattacggtacccgtaaacacaaacttgtggtgctcaaaactacacacacgacattttttttaatattttttttacaaatgtgcttataatacacgcatctacgtttatgaaaaaaaattttggtccagctcaccccggatcaaaaagttcttatggttcttacaactggaggtggttttcattttagcggtcccctatataggGGAGGGGAccactaaaatgaaaaccacgTTGTAAGAgccatgagaactttttgatccggggcgagctggaccaaatttttttttcataaacgtagatgcgtgtattataaacacatttttaaaaaaaaattcaaaaaaaatgtcgtgtgtaaaatttacggtacccgtaaacacaaacttgtggtgctcaaaactacacacacgacattttttttttgaatttttttacaaatgtgtttataatacacgcatctacgtttatgaaaaaaattttgaTCCAcgtcgccccgtacggtgtagttcttatggttcttacaactggatggggtttttattttagcggtcccatatatatatatatatatatatatatataatgtttttACATACCATTTAATGTTTGTCATAAATTCTATTCATGGTATATTCATCAACCACCCCTATTAAAAGGCATCCATGCATTCACCTTTTATTACATACTTTCGGCTACCAGTTGCtacttttctttctcaaaaccGTCAATTTTTCTTAGCAATCTCTCACATTTTATTTCTTTTGGTCATTTTCTTCTTCGTTTTCTGTTTCAGTTTCAAAAAGttttgaagtatttctcaaaTTTAGTATCTATAATGGCCCAGAACGTAAATTCCTACACCATCAACGGTACCAACATAGTTATCAAAGGTATGACATGTTTATTTTACGTCGCGTATTGTGTACTCATATCATGCAAACACTCAAAGTCCAGCCATTATGATTGTATAACCTTAAAGTTAAATGATGTGGAACTTTTTTTATTGTTATACAGTGTACGCATATCATGCAAACACTCAAAGTCTGGCCATTATGATTGTATAACCTTAAAGTTAAACGATGTGGAACTTTTTTTTATAGTTATACATTTTAATTTTAGGTTAAAAATCTATTTTTTGAGAGACTTGACGGTGCTGTTGATTTGTTTGTATGTACAGTCGGTGATTACGTGCGTATAAGGACTGATGACCCTAAGATACCCACTTCTGTTGCTCAAGTAGAGTCGTTGGATGTTGAGCGTCAGATGGTTCGGATTCGGTGGTATTACCTACCGGAGGAGACAAAGCAAGGGAGGAGAACCTTTCATGGTATAAAGGAGGTGCTTTTATCTAATCACTATGATGTGCGTAGCATCCATACCATCCAAGGGAAGTGTGTTGTTTATTCCTTGGAGAACTACATGAACCTAAAGCCTATTGGTGCTGACGATTATTTTTGCCGATTTGAATACAACTGTGTTGAAAAATGTGTCGTCGATGGCTTTGTTGACGTGTGAGTAATTTGATTTTGTCAACTGCATGTTATTCACTTTTGTTTCATGAGTGTTGAAATATGTCCCAAAATGGCAGATATTATGTTGCTTTTAATTTATAGATCTTATAATCTTAATCACTTCATTTTGTTACTTGACAAGATTTATGAACTAATTGGTTATATACATGATATGATATATGAAGGGAATGCGACTGTGAAATGCCTTACAATCCGGATCTATTTATGGTGCAATGCGATGGATGCATGTGCAGGTATATCTTGTCCAAATATCATCAATAATCACATGCATAATGTTCATGCCATAGATGagacattttttttattattttgtatttAAAAGTGATTTGTGAGAATGATATAAACAACCTTAAATCTTGAACCAATTTTTAATACCATATTGTTTAGTTATCATTAAAGAAACAaatcatttttatatatttaatttctAAAGTGTGCATTAGAATTAATTTCTAATAGTTTAGATAATTAATTGCTCAATTTATTATTAGGGGTTGTCCGTGGATTTGTACCTATTATTGATGCACATCTGATTATTTTGCAGGTTTCATCCATCATGCAAGGGCATGAAAGATAAAGATGCAATGGGACTAACGAAGTTTCTCTGCTCTAAGAAATGCTCTGATGATGATGCAAAATGCTCCGATGATGATGCAAAATGCTCCGATGATGATGCAAAATGATCCTGAAAATTCTAAATAACTTGGGTGTTTTTTTAAATGTGCATCTTTATGGCGGTTATGTATTTGTTTCTACTTCAGTTAGTGTGTTGTCACAAGATTCAGCAAACATACAACTTAATTTACATTAATCTTCTAAGCAGGCTCATATATactaattattaataataatttatgAAATCTAATTTTTACATGATACTGAAATGGATGTCTATGTTAATAGCTATTTAAAAAAAGAAAGGATTAGTTAATGTCAACGAGAATTACCAACACGCAATCACTAATTAACAAAAGATCTCTTGACATATTAGTAGGATGAAACATGACTTTTGAACAAAATTGTAACCCAGGTTGACCATGTGAGTTAAGCAAACTAGTGTACGCAAAGGTAACTTAATAAATATATTATGTGAGTGTCTTTTCATAGAAAAcaaacattatttatttatttgttgcaAATTGATTATAGATACTTAAATTTAAAAATAGCGTTTGTTGATATTTAAACTATGTGTTTTAAGGAGGGCTTTTTTGACGTGCGCTTAACAACTAACACACAACAAGAAATATAATTCTTTTATATGTAAAAAACCTTGAAACAGTTAAAACTTGGTGCTTTGGATGATAAAGGAAGCCACGTGAGACTGATATGAACATGAATCTTGTGATTAACATTGGATGTATAGAGTGTTTGAAAGGGTTGAGTTAATGATTCATAGATGGCTTCTTAAATAGCCAAAATACAAAAGGTATGGCATTGCAAGGATCCCACAAGCTTGCGGTATGGTGTCGGATCTACTTTGGGAGAACGACCTTCAACACATAGTGTTTCAGTTAAGCTCAACAGAGTGGTGATTTATTTAGCACCATCCATGTTAAAGGTAGTCAAGACACACATGTGATAGTGTTGTGACAATAACAATCCTTGAGACTTACGTATCACTTCACTTTGATGCCTAAGAATTCGTGTAGATATCCAAGATCTTTAATGGAGAACCTGCGTGCCAAACTGAAATTAGGTAATCTAAAAATTTTGGATCGCTTCCTGTTATTGAAATATCATCAACGTAACccattaaaaaataataatagtgCCACATTATAGACAAAAAGTGTTGCGTCAGTTGTGGATTAAGGGAAACCAAATTCAAGTGAAAATGTGGTGAGTTCTATATACAAAGCACGCGATGTTTTGTTGAGATTGTAGAGTGACTTCATAAGCTTCCAAATCTAGTTGATCAATGAGAAAAAGATTCTTGGGACAAGCCTTGTTGAGATAAGTGAAATCAACATAAACTCTTCATTTCCGGTTTTCCTTTTTCTTCTGTATCACCACTAGATTAGCTAGCCACCTTAGGAATTTTACTTCCCTTATCATCGTGGACATCAATAGTCGTTCCAGCTTCCTGAATACTTATATTTCTTTCTGGTGCTAGTTTTCTTCTCTTATGGTGTAAAGGCCAAAAAATTTTATCAATATCCTTgaatatacctgtcatgtcttcatgttttcATATGAATGTTGGCATCATGTTATTTAGAAATTCTAGGAGTTGTTGCTCAATATCCATGGGGATACCGGTTCCTACAAGCACCTTGATATCCGGATTGTCAGTGTCTATGGATACCTCTTTGACATCTTGCTCCCTCTCCATGACATCTCTTTCTTGTCTCTTTAATTCCTACGCCCGCCTAGTTTGTGCATAGGGTTTCATGGATTaagtgtaacaatccttagcctcttgttGGTCATTATCGATTTTACCACCCCCAATGAGTTGGTAATTTGACACATTGATGGTACGTTGAGGGTACAACTTTCATGTCATGAATCCATCGTCTCCCTAATATAGTATTATAGTAAGACAATGAATCAATAACACAAGATTTATAAATAGAATTTACCCCTCAATGTAGACAGGTAGCTTTATTTCTCCAACTACGCTTTTAATTTCTCCATTGAACACCACAAGCACCGAGGATTTCAAGATAATCTTAGTCTCAAGGATGTTCATTCTCTTTAGTGCTTCCAACTGAATGATATTGAGAGAACTGCCTTCATTAAtcaggatcctgcgaacaaagtGATTGGTGATATACAAGGTAATCACAAGACCATCATCATGGTGGGGATCCAAGACATTCCCATGTCCTCCTTGTTAAACGTTATCACCTTTTTGTCTGTCAAGGTTGCAGTTCTAGAAAGGTCTTATTAATACATTTACTAAATTAGGTTTAATAAAAAgcaagagtaaaatgccattttcgtgtCCTTGAGATTTGACCACTATTGCAACTTTCATCCCTAAGgttccattttcatccaaaaagtTTTAAATCTTTTCATTTTCATCCATCAGGGCCATTTTTTAGGAAAGGAAATTGCAATAAAAAAACAAAGGTAAAGGACTACAATGCATAAAAAGGTGGTTTTGGATGAAACAAACAAATATGCCTAAAACTCAAGGACAATTTTTGGTAATTTACtcataaatcaagtacaaataaTTTCCTAATTCTTttgatatttaatttttttgtttaaaatactaCAACCACAAATTATGTTGTCATTATCTTAGTTTTGTATATATATTTCAATTGTAATATCAAATTTTTGAACATTCCAACTATTTTTATTAGAGTtaactgctaaattcgtccctgacATTTGAcccaaattgctagatcagtccaaaatcaagttttgttGCTAAAATAGTCACTGGGCCTAAGTTctgttgctagatcagtccaattATTTAACACAGTTCAAATTCTTGGTTAGTCAAGAGGGCAAAGTTGTCATTTTACCTTTTAATTTGTTTTCCCATTTATTTAAACCTACACCCACACATCAGacataactctctctctctctctctctctctcatctctcacTCTGCTCTCTCTCTActaccgccaccaccacccccaccaccgtatcatcaccaccaccaccactgtatcatcatcaccaccaccaccgtatcATAAAGCTGCCAGGCACGTTTTGCTTAAAAAAGAAAGATTTGCAAACGGTGTCGTCGATgtccaccatcatcttcatcatcggatcatcatcatcctcaacaaatcatcatcatcatcgacactgttcatcatcatcatcgcagATCATCATCCTATCGTCATCATCCTCAATCCACTGCCGCCACGTCCACAGCCTTCTCTCTCTCTCCgatctactctctctctctctctacagcTTTCTCTCTCCTACGGGTTTTAGATGTGGGTGTTCGTGTAACGTGGTGCAAGATGGAAGAGGTGTCGGGTGTTTTAGGGTAGAAGAAGGGTCGGTTATCGGTTTTGAGTGTGGCTATTTTTCGATCTAGGTTTGGGTTTCGATCTAGGTTTGGGTGTGTGTCTGGTTTTCGATTTGGGTTTTGGTTTCGATTTGGGGTTGGGTTCATGCTGGTGGTGGTGGGCGAATGGTTGTGGACGGTGGTCAGCGAATGGTTGTGGATGGCTATGGATGGTGGTCGACAAGTGGTGGGGTTCGATTTGGTGGTAGGTTCACGCAGGTGGTGATCGGCGAATGGTTGTGGATATTGGTCGGTGAATGGTTGTGGATGGCTTTGGATGGTGGCCGGTAAATCGTAGTTGGTGGTCGGCAAATAGTTGTGGAAGGTGATGGGTTCAAGCAGGGGGTAGTGGCAAGTAGTGGTGGAAGCCGGTGGAAAGCCTGGTTGAAGAGAATGGGTTTGATTTCGTTAATTGGGTTTTTAATCTGCTGACGGTGGTGGTGGAGTTGAGTTGGTGGCGGTGCTGGTGGAGGTGGTAGtggcggtggtggaggtggagttGAGGTGGCAGCAGTAGTGGTGGAGGTGGGGTGGTGGTGgctgatgatggtggtggagttgTATGTCTGTGATGTGTGGGTGTAGGTTTAAATAAATGGGAAAACAAATTAAAATGTAAAATGACAACTTGCCCTCCTGACTAACCAAGAATTTGAACTGTGTTAAATaattggactgatctagcaacagAACTTAGGCCCAGTGACTATTTTAGCAACAAcccttgattttggactgatttAGCAATTTaagtcaaacctcagggatgaattTAGCAGTTAactctttttattaataaaaaaccaAAATTAGACCGATTTGATTTTCCCtcttatgtgtgtatatatatggtGGGATTCGGCTACAAAGTCGATTTTTCCTaaaaaagtgtacaaagtcataaaacacaacaTTTTCAACCGTAAAACACAtccaaaacccacaaataacagaatgaatattactaaaacactaTATTAGAACCCTAaaaatccataaaaacttcaaacacaccatcgtaatgctatatgaatataaaacacaacatgataatcaacataaaatacACTAATGTTaatcattcgataatcaaagccttatcatccaaaacacaaaacaaaaaccataaatattgtgttttaataacctccactatgttatttgtgggttctgagtgtgttttatggttgacattatggtgttttatgactttttacactttgtaggaaaaatagactttgtagccaactcccaccgtatatacatatatatatatatttaatttaaaaacacacacacacatatatataatatagaggATGGTTAACGTACAAGATCACCTTATCGTGTGGTGCGATGCGTACGTGAGCATCTTAATCGCACATATGATCGAATTTAGGCCTTCAATTGAACGCGGTGGCACGATAGTAATTAAGGTCGTacgttatttgcataattacgcatgggttgggttaaccataattacgcatgttatttGCATTATTACGCATGTTATATTGTTGGTCGCGTATCCTGGCATGATAAGGAGGTCTTGTATTTTGAACTTTCTCTAAATATATATTATtcattcaattaaaaaaaaaacatcacaaacaaTGGTTGTTAGAATTGCTGAAACTTATGTGAAAGTTGATAATGCATTTTCTCCAATCCACAGGTAAAATGCTTTCCTTTATAAACTTAGTAAACAACATACATTTTGATCATGCACAACACAAAATTTATTTAGACATATGAAAAACATTGAAAATACCGTTTTATAAATCATTATTCTAAAATTACAACTAAATCACACGCTTGTACTTTTTTTTAGTTTGTTTATAGTCTTGATGACATAACCTCAGAGTCCAAAAAGTCAAAGGCACGGTTGCTTTTTAAAGTCTTCCAGACTTCCCCAAATTTCTATCCTCTTTCACCGAACAAATTAGGGTTCTTAACGTATAAGGTAATAATCTTCAAATTGCTCGTCGTTGTTTATTTTGCTTTTCTAGATCAATTACAACTCAATTCGTGTATTATTTGCTCATCGATTTGATCAATGATTTGTCTGCTCGACGATTGAAGTGGTTATCATTAAAAAATCAGATAATTCGGTTAAGATGTATCTCATGAATTGATTATTAATTATGACGTGTTTGTTTAATGTTCGATTCACGTATCTATGAAATGATTTTTAATTACGAAAGTGTTTAGTGTGTGTTTGATTTGTGTAAATTTACGGATAATACATGCCTGATTGAAAGTTAATTCGTTAAGAGTTATGTGAATGTAGGTTTTGAGAGTAATTATGGATATGATTTCAAGAGGATGATGATATGTTTAGGTTTATATGTAGATTGCTTGATTTGTTAATTTATACAGAATTGGAAGCTTTTGACATCATTATCTATGTGAAATCTTTAGCTCTATTAACGTGATGCTTGATTGTTGTATGGCTACGTTAACAAAACTAGATTATACACATTTACTGAAAGGCAAGATTGGAAACATGAATCTTAGGGCGATAAAGTTGTGGTATAGAAGGTGAAAATTGTATATCTCTACAAAAAGTAACTTGGGGTATGTTAGATTAATTTAATAGTCATGTCTTTTCACATGACGCCCTTAAATAATACTTTGATTTAataaacacataacatacatGTTAAGCCAACGCCAACCCAACCCAAAAGTCACGTCTGTTATGTTTAAGAATCACGTCTGTTAGAAAAGTTTCTTTTCATATTTCATATTAATTTCTCTATGTCTATACAAATCATGCTGCTTCAATAACGGCTACCACCAATCTAACCAACTTACGCAACCAATAAAAACAATGATGAATAAGAGACCGACACCAAAATACAAACCAACCCACCGCGCCTCTTCATTCTCTTTCCCTGCCCTCCACGTTACGTTTTTCATCACCAAAATATAA
This genomic stretch from Helianthus annuus cultivar XRQ/B chromosome 8, HanXRQr2.0-SUNRISE, whole genome shotgun sequence harbors:
- the LOC110871063 gene encoding chromatin remodeling protein EBS, translating into MAQNVNSYTINGTNIVIKVGDYVRIRTDDPKIPTSVAQVESLDVERQMVRIRWYYLPEETKQGRRTFHGIKEVLLSNHYDVRSIHTIQGKCVVYSLENYMNLKPIGADDYFCRFEYNCVEKCVVDGFVDVECDCEMPYNPDLFMVQCDGCMCRFHPSCKGMKDKDAMGLTKFLCSKKCSDDDAKCSDDDAKCSDDDAK